The DNA window TCGCCAAGCGCTTCCGCCAATACGCGCGGGAACAGGGGTTGCTGGTCACCTTTGCAGAAAAACTGAAGAAAAATCCCAACCTCACGCGCCTGTTCGGGGCGCCAGACGTTTGGGGAAATGCCTCGCTCAAGTTTGCGCGCGAGGCCAAAGCCGCCGGTGTCGAGAAGATGATTATCCAAGGGCGCGCGTCCGCGGAGGAGATGAAAGCAATCAACGCTCTGGGCTTCATCACGAGCGAATATGACAATTACACCGACATCCTCCAGGTGGAACCGGGCAAGCCCATAGATGCGCATCATGGCCATCTGCCCCAGGATGTTGTGCTAAAGGCAGACGGCGAGCGCATGAAGGCATGGTTGACCTGGGATAAAAAACAATACATGAAGCGTTGTCCTGCCCTGTGGGTGGCCGCAGCGAAGGTGGTGATTCCCGAAGTGCTTGGGCAATACCCGTTCCTGGGGCGGTTCATCGACGTCACGACCGCCGAGGACCTTTACGTATGCTACGATCCGCAGCACCCCTTAACGCGCAGCGCCAAGCGCCAGTGCGGGGTGCATTTGCTGGGCTATGCCCGTTCGCTCGGGCTGATTATGGGTGGCGAGCATGGCCGGTATTGGGCGGTGCCGGAGCTGGATTATATCGAAGGCATGCAAAGCGGCGGCTCTTATTCCTGGCCTTCCGGCTGGCTGCTCCGTCCCAAATCCAAAGACCAGCAATTCGAAAATCCGCATGGGGGCAAGTTCGGTTCCTGGGCCGAATACGAGACCTGGGGCATCGGTCACGCCACGCGGGTGCCGTTGTGGGAACTGGTGTTCCATGACTGTGTCGTATCGACCTGGTATTGGGGTGATTCGAGCGATTTCCTCCTGGAAGCCGCCCCGGAAGTGACGCCCAAGAAAGACGCCTTCAACGTTCTTTACGGCACCATCCCGCTGCTCTGGGCTAACAAAGAAGGCTCCTGGCAAACTGCGCGTGAGACGTTCCTGCGCACCTATCGCAACACTTGCAAACTGCACGAAATCGTCGCCGGCACCGAAATGTTGAGCCATGAGTTTCTCACACCCGA is part of the Verrucomicrobiia bacterium genome and encodes:
- a CDS encoding glycoside hydrolase, with the protein product MAGLLAFYLPAFNGVAATADAWQIENRSLIVTVRPETGVISVKPKDGGHEWSNSAGQGPGPVFRNARKDGSAPRRLVFDAPLRAGNTNRCSLTLSLRERGADLFVAIDLPDRQKSIHDFFPLQPFVLESTNAYLVVADYSDGHLYTLNSKPQRAWFNLWSIDMPWAGVCDLRTGRGYALVVETDDDACIRLVQAPGQQQELWMPQAGFQASQGQFRYPRRFFYHFASSGGYVTLAKRFRQYAREQGLLVTFAEKLKKNPNLTRLFGAPDVWGNASLKFAREAKAAGVEKMIIQGRASAEEMKAINALGFITSEYDNYTDILQVEPGKPIDAHHGHLPQDVVLKADGERMKAWLTWDKKQYMKRCPALWVAAAKVVIPEVLGQYPFLGRFIDVTTAEDLYVCYDPQHPLTRSAKRQCGVHLLGYARSLGLIMGGEHGRYWAVPELDYIEGMQSGGSYSWPSGWLLRPKSKDQQFENPHGGKFGSWAEYETWGIGHATRVPLWELVFHDCVVSTWYWGDSSDFLLEAAPEVTPKKDAFNVLYGTIPLLWANKEGSWQTARETFLRTYRNTCKLHEIVAGTEMLSHEFLTPDRAVQRTRFSDGTEVVVNFGAQPALVKVKGTSWSLPKNGFAVKGPRIEQSLALVDGKVKSRIKTKNFRFSETLPPPRQDAAQTLKPARENNSLLGLAPLAR